Part of the Tetragenococcus koreensis genome, AGCAGATAAAAAAGATATCCCAATCATCCCATCAGTTGATATTATGGTTGAAGAAGGCGGCGTCGCTACGGTGGGGATTGATCAACATGAATTAGGCGTAAAAACGGGCGAAATGACCGCTGATATTCTTGATGGAGCAGATCCCGCTGAAACACCTGTCTATGTTTACAATGAAGGTGAAACCTATGTCAACCGAGAACAAATAGAAAAATACGACATTGATTTACCTGAAACAATTGAAGAAGAGGCAGAATTTGTGGATGAGGAGTAGAGGAAATATTTGTGTTACAGCTTCCGAGGTTATTTAGATGGAAACTTATTACTGAAAATTGTTACGTGGACAGGCTAGACGAAAGTGAAGCGCATAAGAGTGACAAAACTATGTGCTAAAAAGAAAATAAGCACGTAAGAACGGTAAACTAGTGGGGTTAACCGAAGCTAAGCACGTAAGAATGGCAAAGCTATGAGCTTAAATGAAGAAAAGGAACGAAAAAAGTTGATTTAAGCTAAATTAAGCACGTAAGAAGGTAAAAATAGTGTGCTAAAAAAGAAACAAGCTCATAAGAACCACAAAACAGTGGGGTTAAATTAAGCTAAGCACGTTAAATTAGCAAAGCTATGAGCTTAAATGAAGAAAAGGAACGAAAAAAGTTGATTTAAGCTAGATTAAGCGCATAAGAATGCCAAAACAGTGTGGAAAAAAAGAAATAAGCTCATAAAAATGACAAATTAGTGAGGTTAAATCAGGCTAGGCACGTTATTTTGTCAAAATTATGAGCTTAATTGGAGATAAGAAACAGTTAAAGTTCCATTGAAATGCTAATAAGTTATTTGCGAATAAGATGTTTCGAAATTCCTTACTGTGCAAACATTTGACAGTTATAATTTCCCCCGAAATCTGATATTATTTTGAAATATTTGCGTTCTTCCAATTTTTTCTTTCAGCTAAACGTTCGAAATATTCTTTCTTCTCAGCAAACCAATAGTCAAATATTATACCTTCGTTTTTATAACCTGATCGAGAATTTGGGCTACCCAAACGTTCGAAGTATTTTTCTAGCACGTATTCTAAGTAACGTTCATTTAAATCTTGACCAAAGAATATTCTTAGCTGCGATCGTTTCAAGTTTTGATTATGAAAAATTACGCCATATTCACAAATTGTGCGAATAAAGGCGATCACTTTTGCTTCGCTATACCCACAAGGACAGCTTACGGTATGTCTATTTTCGTTCATGTTAAATTGATGACAATTTGGACAACAGATTCCTTTTTGTAAAGTATCCATTTTTTCAAGTGGGAAAATCTCTTTTGTTCGATAAGGAGCGATTTCATAGTTTCGTATAGCAGATTTCCAGTCTTGTAATTGTTTATTAGTAGTATTTTGCTTTAATTGAAGTAGCCAAGTTGAAATATCAGTAAAGTTTAAGACTGTTTCCTTTAAATTATCTTCTACAGTTAGGCTAGATTCTGGGTTCATAAACGCTAAAACGCCTTGGACCTTCAATGGAATTTGATGATCATATAAAACGTTTTGGATAATGCGTACTGCGCGACGTAGCTGTTCAAAGTTGTTATTTGCTAAAATTTTTTCGCCAAGGTACCATTCACCGTTTTTGAAAATATAATGGCCTCGATAAAATTTCATATCGATCAAATAGATAATAGAGCCAATGATTAAAAGTTTATCAATTTGGACGACGCTACCTTGATATTCCAAGGTTATATCATCTAAGCAATCAACTTCTGCGCCCAATATAGATTCTACTAATAGGTCCATGTTTTCTTCGCCTATAACCCCGCGCTGTAATTTTTGTAAAAGCGCCTGCTGCTCGGGATTTAGTTTCTTTCTTGTGGCTAATGTTTCTAGAAATTGTAATTTATGCGGCTTTCTTCTCATAATGACCTCCTTAATTTTACTTTCATTAATAAATACGCAAAAAAAGGAGATTTCCATTAAAAAAGTTTCTCGTAAAGTAAATTTTTACGAGAAACTTTGATTAAAGCTAAATATTCAAATAATAATCCTCTTCTTTAAGTATTGGTTTGACTTTTGTAAAAAGATATTTAAAGAGGAAACTAAAGCCGATCGGAGCAGCGGCAAAGGCAATAACAGATTTCAGTAAAGTAGAAAATGTCCAACCGTTTTCTGATAAGTTCATATAATTAATGGGTCCGATTAAACCACTAAAACCAAAACCGGCTGACATTGGTGAGCCTTGGATATTCCACAAAGCAGCTAAGACGCCACAACATGCAGCTGTACAAATGATCGGTAACAAAATTAATGGTTTTTTTAGAGCATTGGCCATCGACATTTTAGGTGATCCGAGAAAATGGGCAAAACTAGTCCCTTTTGTATTGACATGCCAACCCATAATAGCAAAACCAAAACCAGTAGCACAAATCCCAATATTAGCAGCTCCTGAACCAATGCCGCTAAGTGAGATTGCCAAAGCAATCCCAACGGTAGTAATAGGTGAAACGATCAAAACCGAGAAAATAACAGCTAATAAAATACTCATAACAATAGGTTGCAAGTCCAACAATTGTGCAATGCCTTGGCCGATCCATTCAGTAATTTTTAATATGTAAGGCAGGATTAATCGCCCAATAATTCCAGGAATAATCAAGGAAAGAGCAGGAATAACTAAGATTGTATATGCTTTTAACTTATTTCCTAAAAATAAAAGCATACCACAAACCATAGCTGCCGTTAGCCCCATATTAATAATGTCGCCGGTACCTTCTAACAGCATCCCATCTGGCGTAAAATGAACTGCTCCCGAGGCAAACATGGTAGCAAGCCCTACAGCGGCAGATTGGATAGGTGGAAACCGAAAGTTGATACCAATTAAAATACCGATAACAATACCCATCATCGAATTGGAAAGATTTACTGCATTAAGAACGTTCACTAAAAATGGGAAGGTAGGTAAGAGTGCCTTACAAAGTTCGGATAACAAAGCACTTGGAATTAAAACAATGACTGTACCAATAGCTAAGCCATTTAAAATGTTCATGATAAATTCTCTTGGGGTTACTTTTTGAGTCATAGGAGACTTCCTCTCTGAAAATGAAATTAGATTACAAAAAATATTAGTGACTGGAGTAGTTATTTTTTAATTGGTAAATAAAAGAATAGCATCTTTTTCTGAATTTTGAAACATTTA contains:
- a CDS encoding nuclease-related domain-containing protein encodes the protein MRRKPHKLQFLETLATRKKLNPEQQALLQKLQRGVIGEENMDLLVESILGAEVDCLDDITLEYQGSVVQIDKLLIIGSIIYLIDMKFYRGHYIFKNGEWYLGEKILANNNFEQLRRAVRIIQNVLYDHQIPLKVQGVLAFMNPESSLTVEDNLKETVLNFTDISTWLLQLKQNTTNKQLQDWKSAIRNYEIAPYRTKEIFPLEKMDTLQKGICCPNCHQFNMNENRHTVSCPCGYSEAKVIAFIRTICEYGVIFHNQNLKRSQLRIFFGQDLNERYLEYVLEKYFERLGSPNSRSGYKNEGIIFDYWFAEKKEYFERLAERKNWKNANISK
- a CDS encoding PTS transporter subunit IIC, translating into MTQKVTPREFIMNILNGLAIGTVIVLIPSALLSELCKALLPTFPFLVNVLNAVNLSNSMMGIVIGILIGINFRFPPIQSAAVGLATMFASGAVHFTPDGMLLEGTGDIINMGLTAAMVCGMLLFLGNKLKAYTILVIPALSLIIPGIIGRLILPYILKITEWIGQGIAQLLDLQPIVMSILLAVIFSVLIVSPITTVGIALAISLSGIGSGAANIGICATGFGFAIMGWHVNTKGTSFAHFLGSPKMSMANALKKPLILLPIICTAACCGVLAALWNIQGSPMSAGFGFSGLIGPINYMNLSENGWTFSTLLKSVIAFAAAPIGFSFLFKYLFTKVKPILKEEDYYLNI